In the Plasmodium chabaudi chabaudi strain AS genome assembly, chromosome: 13 genome, one interval contains:
- a CDS encoding CIR protein, translating into MSKHKQLCMLLLEGDSYFNDENVDTEKINKDITIKGYCRNGSCKTNEESIDALAAYIFKKFKDSIKVKQRYNNYDECLLMWISDKLFKMHLKSIDKKDVNNYMDGTTLNEAYKNYLEKYKGIFDYWAFLDMIKGLKEANLKYMSEYYKLLNLICKIITGYYNGTQTKQFYKYPADCSHQYKNLYLNIYKCKPYLDLLNKLKGIYDDFSSFIKKNSSNSKLAAKLQTLTPKDGKEMKAVRGFKTYDISNTKCKFPQKKITNPKKADKSPLQSSSKEEPPPQPQKKDSPSPPPPSGQLKNSQHETPPSPQGSNVLPKTKEGGSNPQNGQGASKIESMDSESSKSNTGGASGDVSNPNSENRGPGGVINDKIDSEGKSNDGTSKRTNDAGTSPPGPQASSQAAGSENQGNMDGDTQSVQKNGTNTPKGIDAGPGNTKDNENIEESGKKDSNDVAGKQNTHPESGSPSSGTGNGDSNEGGAGLGAGGQDSETGGGQGSQVRDSGSGTSGGSGSDTDNQEGGTGGDKENQEGPDGSGNDGGGTDSTPGEKEPQNTPWPSFDIKPYIYMIASKGMEQINNASKLFNEHKEKITDAIDNINSLYNTSVSNLKTTFINFTEFFNNFINNLSIDSKQVEDPPDSGDKQSGSGGTGDDPPTPNAPSEGPKDSDDNKPGSDGTEGDPPTRDDPSKPQKDPPQQDLPQQDLPQQDLSQQNPHQPSSDASQTLKAPQTSPTPPTMQTTQNSKEQGQEHKPPQDPSGNHNSDQTDKEGSQKLMPASVTKQENPGTELKGNEITKIGGSYVLKEYKQFVILTIVFLIPIALAIMYQYLSFGRRKKLKGKKNMKKVINLFGANKTTKTVINSSDGKKQIQIIIKSSGQKKQTIKSINSVYGEKSPSLNIYQLMQADPVPFINLFFLLIFFVYKRKENTIE; encoded by the exons GCACCTCAAAAGCATAGACAAAAAGGATGTAAATAACTATATGGATGGTACTACTTTAAATGAggcttataaaaattatttagagAAATATAAAGGAATATTTGATTATTGGGCTTTTTTGGATATGATAAAGGGTTTGAAAGAAGCTAATCTTAAGTATATGAGcgaatattataaattactTAATctaatatgtaaaataattacaGGTTATTATAACGGTACCCAAACTAagcaattttataaatatcctGCCGATTGCAGTCATCAATATAAAAACCTTTATTTGAACATTTATAAATGCAAGCCATATCTTGATTTattgaataaattaaaaggtatatatgatgattttagttcatttattaagaaaaatagTTCAAACTCTAAATTAGCAGCTAAGCTTCAAACGCTTACACCAAAAGATGGAAAAGAGATGAAAGCGGTGAGAGgttttaaaacatatgaCATCAGTAATACAAAATGTAAATTcccccaaaaaaaaattacaaatcCAAAAAAAGCGGACAAATCACCATTACAATCTTCTTCAAAAGAAGAACCACCGCCACAgccacaaaaaaaagattcACCATCTCCACCACCCCCTTCAGgccaattaaaaaatagtcAGCACGAAACACCACCATCTCCACAAGGCAGTAATGTATTACCAAAAACTAAAGAAGGAGGATCAAACCCCCAAAATGGACAAGGCGCTTCTAAAATTGAATCAATGGATTCAGAAAGTAGTAAATCAAATACAGGGGGTGCAAGTGGTGATGTAAGCAATCCAAATAGTGAAAACAGAGGCCCGGGTGGtgtaataaatgataaaatagatTCCGAGGGGAAATCAAATGATGGTACATCAAAGAGAACAAACGATGCGGGTACTTCCCCACCAGGACCCCAAGCATCAAGTCAAGCAGCGGGCTCTGAAAATCAAGGGAATATGGATGGAGATACACAAAGCGtgcaaaaaaatggaaCCAATACACCAAAAGGTATAGATGCTGGGCCAGGAAACACTaaagataatgaaaatattgaagAAAGTGGAAAAAAAGATTCAAATGATGTTGCAGGAAAGCAAAATACACATCCTGAATCAGGAAGCCCAAGTAGCGGAACAGGAAATGGAGATTCCAATGAAGGAGGTGCAGGTCTTGGAGCAGGAGGCCAAGACAGTGAAACAGGTGGTGGGCAAGGTAGTCAAGTAAGAGATTCAGGTAGTGGAACAAGTGGTGGATCAGGTAGTGACACAGATAATCAAGAAGGAGGTACAGGTGGtgataaagaaaatcaAGAAGGACCAGATGGTTCAGGTAATGATGGAGGTGGCACAGATAGTACTCCAGGAGAAAAAGAACCTCAAAATACACCATGGCCATCTTTTGATATTAAACCatacatttatatgatCGCGTCAAAAGGCATGGAGCAAATAAATAACGCTTCCAAACTTTTTAATGAACATaaggaaaaaattacaGACGCCATTGATAACATTAATAGTTTATATAATACGTCTGTATCTAATTTAAAAACCACtttcattaattttactgaattttttaataattttattaacaatcTAAGTATTGATTCTAAACAAGTAGAAGACCCTCCTGATTCAGGTGATAAACAATCTGGATCAGGCGGGACAGGGGATGATCCACCCACACCTAATGCCCCATCCGAAGGCCCAAAAGATTCAGATGATAATAAACCTGGATCAGACGGAACAGAGGGCGATCCACCCACACGTGATGATCCATCAAAACCCCAAAAAGATCCACCTCAACAAGATTTACCTCAACAAGATTTACCTCAACAAGATTTATCTCAACAAAATCCACATCAGCCTTCATCAGATGCATCACAAACTCTCAAAGCTCCACAAACATCACCAACTCCACCAACTATGCAAACTACACAAAATTCTAAGGAACAAGGTCAAGAACATAAACCGCCTCAGGACCCATCTGGAAACCATAATTCTGATCAAACCGATAAAGAAGGATCTCAAAAACTAATGCCAGCTTCAGTGACTAAACAAGAAAATCCAGGAACCGAATTAAAAGGAAAtgaaataacaaaaataggTGGTTCATATGtattaaaagaatataaacaatttgtaattttaactatagtttttttaattcccATTGCTTTAGCTATTATGTACcag tatttatcatttggaCGAAGAAAGAAATtgaaaggaaaaaaaaacatgaaaaAGGTTATAAACTTGTTTGGTGCAAATAAAACGACAAAGACAGTTATAAACTCAAGTGAcggaaaaaaacaaatacaaataattataaaatcatctggtcaaaaaaaacagacTATAAAATCTATAAATTCTGTTTATGGGGAAAAATCTCcatcattaaatatataccaaCTTATGCAGGCTGATCCTGtaccatttattaatttgttttttctgttaattttttttgtttataaaagaaaagaaaataccatagaataa